In the genome of Pseudomonas putida, one region contains:
- a CDS encoding PSPA7_2676 family Cys-rich small protein, whose translation MTFICLLRGCQWGAALSCEYPGLQCQCCERCGALRYCRPGQPFEPET comes from the coding sequence ATGACCTTCATCTGCCTGTTGCGCGGTTGCCAGTGGGGCGCCGCACTGAGCTGTGAATACCCCGGGCTGCAGTGCCAATGCTGCGAGCGCTGCGGCGCCTTGCGCTACTGCCGGCCCGGCCAACCGTTTGAACCTGAAACCTAG
- a CDS encoding SDR family oxidoreductase yields MPNKPHDQFSMQNPLTQYPHPPFPEQTQAPPGLDANMQPKPDHGEDTYKGFGRLAGRKALITGADSGIGRAVAIAFAREGADIALNYMPMEQADAREVIKLIEAEGRKAIALPGDLKDQRFCGELVDQAHEQLGGLDILVNVAGKQEARKDIGQISHEQFDHTLKTNVYALFWLCQAAVPLMPAGATIINTASIQSYQPSATLLDYATTKAAIVAFTKALAKQVIERGIRVNAVAPGPIWTVLQPSGGQPPEKIPEFGSQSPMKRPGQPAECAPLYVLLATQESSYITGEVFGVTGGNPLP; encoded by the coding sequence ATGCCCAACAAGCCCCATGACCAGTTCAGCATGCAGAACCCACTGACCCAGTACCCGCATCCGCCATTTCCCGAGCAGACCCAAGCCCCGCCAGGGCTGGATGCGAACATGCAGCCCAAACCCGACCACGGTGAAGACACCTACAAAGGGTTCGGTCGCCTGGCCGGGCGCAAGGCGCTGATCACCGGTGCCGATTCCGGGATCGGCCGCGCCGTGGCCATCGCCTTTGCCCGAGAAGGCGCCGACATCGCGCTCAACTACATGCCCATGGAACAGGCCGACGCGCGCGAAGTGATCAAGCTGATCGAGGCTGAAGGCCGCAAAGCCATCGCGCTCCCAGGCGATCTGAAGGACCAGCGCTTTTGCGGTGAGCTGGTCGACCAGGCCCATGAGCAGTTGGGCGGCCTCGACATTCTGGTCAACGTCGCCGGCAAGCAGGAGGCGCGCAAGGACATCGGCCAGATCAGCCACGAACAGTTCGACCACACGCTCAAGACCAATGTCTACGCACTGTTCTGGCTGTGCCAGGCGGCAGTGCCGTTGATGCCGGCGGGCGCCACCATCATCAATACCGCCTCGATCCAGTCCTACCAGCCGTCGGCGACACTGCTGGACTACGCCACCACCAAGGCGGCCATCGTGGCCTTCACCAAAGCCTTGGCCAAGCAGGTGATCGAGCGGGGCATCCGGGTCAACGCCGTCGCCCCGGGGCCGATCTGGACCGTGTTGCAACCCAGCGGCGGCCAACCGCCGGAGAAAATCCCCGAATTCGGTTCGCAGTCGCCGATGAAGCGCCCCGGCCAACCCGCCGAGTGCGCACCGCTGTATGTGCTGCTGGCCACCCAGGAGTCGAGCTACATCACCGGAGAGGTGTTCGGTGTCACCGGCGGCAACCCGTTGCCATAG